In the genome of Bacillota bacterium, the window CGTCCGCTGACAGGAGCAGGCCATGTCACCGGCCCCGCCGCTGCCCGGGAGGCGGGTCTTCGGCTTCTGGTAGTCCTCGGGGAAGCGGCCCATCATCGTCGAGTTGAGGTTCCCGTAGGGGTCGATCTCTGCCCCGCCGATGAAGCCGTAGTCGGCGAAGCCCCGCTGGGTCAGCTCGAACGAGGCGTTCAGGCCGCCGAGGAAGTTGGCCCGGCTGGCCGTCCGCGAGTCCCCGACCGACAGGGGCAGACCCCTGACCAGCGTCGGGCCGACGGCCCCGGCTTCGAAGACGGGGACGGTCCCCGGGGCGTTGGACAACTGGGCCAGCATCACCGCGGCCGTCGGCAGGCCGGTCCCGACGAAGACGACCTTGTTGTCGGGCAGGGCCCGGGCACCGGCGACGACCATCATCTCGCGGGGGGAGAAGTCGGTTGCTCGGGGACTGGCGGCGGGCGGTGTCATGGCCTCGCCCCCTCGGCCAGATACCCTGATTCGCCCCTCAGCCCCGCCTCGGCCCGCTGGACGTGCTGGCTCTGGCGCTGCGGGATGAGGTCGATGAAGGCCGCCGTATCGGTCACTCCGAAGACGTAGGTCTCATAGTACTCGCGGAGCGGGCCGGGGTCGGCCTGCCGGTACTTCGAGGCCGCCGCGAGGAACTGCGGGATGTGGGTCTCGTCGAAGTAGTAGTAGCCGTAGCAATTGCCGGGGTAGGCCCCGAAGGGCACCTCGACCACGGCATCGACGGCAAAGAAGGGGATGCTGATCCGGTTAGGGTAGCGGGTCATCTCCTCGTGCTCGCTGACCCGCTCGCAGGTGACGATGGTGTGGGCGGCCGTCAGGGCGATCTCGGGGCACGTGTAGAGCTGGCCATGGATTCGGCAGTTGCCGTATGGGTCGGACTCCTGGACGTGGATCAGGGCCACGTTCGGATAGCAGGCCGGGACGAGCACGATCGGGCGGCCGGTGAAGGGGCAATCAACCATCGCCGCTCGGTTGGCCCGGAGCATGTCGCTGCCGATGGGGCTCCGCGTCGGCAGGAACCGCAGGCCCATCGAGGCGGCCTTGAAGCGGGCCGACATGTCATAGTTGCTCCAGTCCTTGAGCTCGATCAGCCACGCTCGGCGACGTGCCGGAAGAGGGGCGACAAGCCGAAAGCCTCGTGGGCCCAGTTGCCGAACTCCATTCGCTTGATCCCCGTCCTGGTCGGCTCGAGAGCCATCGCCCCGGGCAGGTACTCAACGGCAAGCCCGCCGGACTGGAAGGACAGAGTCAGGTCCCTCCGGCCCTGGCGGGCGATTTCGTGGATCAGGGCGATGGGCTGCCGACCGTTGACGAAGCCGCCGAGACCGATGTCATCGCCGTCATGGACGAATCGTTCCACCGCCTCGCTCAGGCTCATCCGCTTGTCGCGCTTGGACTTGTCCTTCTCGGCCAGGTAGCTGCGGGCCTCGTCGGGCTCCAGTCCCCTGCAATTGACTTTCCTCCATTTCGCCCTGGCCGGGCCGGCTGATTGCCCGGCCCGGCCTTCGACGTCTGGTGGGAAAACGGTTATCATGGGCCACCCGGCGCGACTGCTCCCCAGGGATTGCCCCCCAGGGACTGCCCCCCAGGGACTGATCCCTACTGCGGGCTCGCGAACAGGTCCCCCGCCACCCGTCTCAACATCTCCGGCCCCCGCACCTCGGTCTCGTACAACGGGATGACGGCCCGGACGTCGTTGAAGGTGTCGTAGATCTGATCGAGGTATCCGCGCTGCATCTCGACCCGGTTGAGAACGAACTGGGAGAGCTCGCCGCCACCGGCCCCTCCGGACCGCTCGCCGACCCGGATGACCCCGTTGACGACGACCCCGCCGACGGGGATGCCGAAGTCTCGGAACCAGCCGATGAAACGGCGGATGACCGCGATGGGCAGGGCCTCAGGCAGGGTGACGAAGAAGAAGGCGGTCTTCTCGGCGTCGGTGAGCAGGGTCGAGGCGTCGCCGATGCGGCCCTGGAAGGACAGGAGGGAATCGAGCAGCGGGTCCTTCTCCTGCTTCTTCCGGAAGGACAGGGACAGCCGGATGGCCTGGGCCTCCTTGCGGCTCTCGAGCATCTTCCCCACCCACAGGGTGTAGACCTTGGACATCCCGAGGAGCCGCCGGGCGTTGGCCGTCGGGGCGGTGTCGAAGACGTAGACGTCGTACTTATCGGCGAGCATCAGGTTGATCATGTTCTCGAACATGGCCGACTCTTCGAAGGCCGGGTTCATCGTGGCCGTCTCGACGAAGGCGTCGGCCTGGGTCGGGATGTCGGCGTACTTCAGGAACAACTTGATCTTCTCGGCGATGTCCTTCTTCGACTTGTCGATGGTCTCGGCGGTGTCGATCTCGTAGGCCCAGAGGTTGGGGACCCCTTCAACCGGGGTCTCAGTCCCGAAGACGTTCTGGGCCAGGAGGCTCGACAGGCTGTGGACGGGGTTGGTCGAGGCGAGCAGCGTCCGCCGCCCCTGGGAGGCGAACCAGAGGGCGGCCGCCCCGGCCATGACCGTCTTCCCCACCCCGCCTTTGCCGCCGAAGAAGATATACTTCAGCCTGGGCTTGACCTTGAGGAACGACTCCATCGGCTTGATCTGTTCGGCCACCACGGCGCTCATTCCGACTCCCCCCCCGCCCCGGCGCCGTCGCCCGAGGCCGCCTTGGCCGCCATGGCCTCTCCGGCGAACATCCGCTCGGCCATCCGCTCGATCATCCGCAGGCCCCGGATGTCGCTCTCGAACTCGGGCACTCGGCCGAGGACCTTCCCGCTGAACTGGCTGTCGATCTTCGTCAGGTAGCCCTTCTGCATGGCGATCCGGTTGCGGAGGTAGTCCGGGATGTTCTCCTGGAGGAGTTCCGGCGGGACCACCCGGTTCACGATGTAGCCGCGGATGGGCACCGAGAACTTGGAGAAGAGCTCGGCCGCCTTGAGCGTGTCGAGGATGATCATCTCCTCGGGGACGACGACGAAGAAGAAGGCCGTCTTCTCGGCGTCGGTGAGGACGCCGGAGGACTTGTTGATCCGGTCCTTGATGTAGAGCAACTCACCGAGGATCTTGTCCTCGTCGGTGGTCTTCTGGCGGCGGACGGCCGCGACGACCTGATCGTATTCCCGCATCTGCTCCCGGAGCTTGGTGATCTTGTCGATCCAGGTGTCGTAGACCGAGGCCATCGACAGGTAGTAGAGGGCGTGGCCGAGGGGCACCAGGTCGTAGATGTAGTAGTCGTAGCCGCCCTTGACGACGATGTTGACGACCTCGTCGAAGATGGCCGACTCCTCCATGGCCGGCTCGGCCGCGGCCGCCTGGATGTAGTTCTCGATTTCGTCGGGAATGCGGTCGAGGCCGTACATGTCGAGGATCTTCTTCTTGACCTCTTCCTGGTAGGCCTTGATCCGCTTGTCGGCGTCGATCTCGCAGGCGTAGAGGTTGTCCATGATCTTGACCTCGCCCTGCCCGAAGATGTTGCGCTCGAAGATGTCGGACAGGGAGGCCTGTGGGTCGACCGAGAAGACGAGCACCTTGTAGCCTTTCTGGGCCAGATAATAGGCGGTCGCGGCGGAGAAGGTCGTCTTGCCGAGGCCGCCCTTGCCACCGTACATGATGTATCGGACGTCAGGGTAATCGCGGAAGAAATTGACCAGGGACGTTGCTTTCACCCCCTCTTAGAACAGCGCGTCGGTGAGATCTTTCTCCCGGAGCATGCGCCGTTTCCAGGTGGCGATCTGGGGGACGACGTACGGGAGCAGTCTCAGTGAGTAGTAGGGCGGCAGGATCGGCACGCCGAGCAGGTCGCCCATGGTAATCAGGATGAACAGGTGCTCCATGCTGGAACGGGTCTTCAAGGCGTAGCGGGTCATGTCGTGGGCGGCCATCCCGTAGATGAACTCGCGGACGACACTACCGGCCGACTGCCGGTCCTCGCCCTCGGCGCCGGGCTGGGCCGCCCCGCCCTCTGGCCCGGGCGTCTCACCGCCGGCCTTGCCACCCTTCTTCTTTCCCCAGAAAAGCAAAGGCTCTCCCTCCTTACCGACAAGGCAAAGGGGCCGGCCCGACGGTCCTCGTCGCGTCTTTACGCTCACGGCCTTAGTCGGCCGAAACTGACCGCGAGCCGGCCCCTGAGCCTTCTGATCAGTCGTCCCCCGGGGTCGCTTGGGCCACCGGTGCCTTCGGCGCCCGGGTCTCGCCTCGGATCTTGAAGTACATCTTCAGGCCGTCGTAGATGAGGATCAGGGCGGCGACCATCAGGAAGATGCCGATCGCCGCGGCCACGATGTTCCCGCCCATGGCCAGGCCGATGCTCTGCCCGGTGGCCGGCTTGAGCGTCCCCGCCTGGAGCTTCCCGACGTTGAGGATGAGGTTGCGGGCGGTCAGGCCGAGGGCGAAGATGGTCGTGATGAACATGAAGAGGGCCGGCCAGAGGGTGAAGGCGTGAGACTTCTTCTGCGAGGCCAGCCAGATGGTGGCCATGAGCAGGGCCAGCGAGGCCATGAGCTGGTTGGACCCGCCGAACAGGGTCCAGATGTACGACCAGGTGTTGGTGTAGACCAGCCCGAAGACGATGGCCAGGGTGACGACGGCCCCGACGTGCTGGTTGCGGAAGGCCGGCACGGCATCGCCGACCAGCTCGGCCGTGGCGATCCGGGCGAAGCGGACGACCAGCTGCATGACGGTGATGGCGAGGATGCAGAACATGGCCCCGGCAAAGGCCGTCCCGAAGGCCTCCGGGATGCCGATGAAACCGAAGAACTTGGCCATGCCGACCGAAAAGACCGTGGCCGGACCAGCCTTGAGAGCCGTCTTGTAGGCGTCGAAATTGGCGAAGGCCGCGCCGGCGATGATCAGGGCGATGGTCGCCAGGATCATCTCGAGGTACATCGAGCCGCCGGCGACGTACTTCGCGTCGGCCTCGCTCTCGAGCTGGCGGGCCGTGCCGGAGCTTGAGACCAGGCTGTGCCAGCCGGAGATGGCGCCGCAGGCGATGGTGACGAAGAGGATCGGCCACATCGGCCCGACGCCGATGGTGTAGGTGGTGAAGGACGGGGTGGTGAAGCTCGGGTGGCCGACCAGGATGCCGAGGACGGCCCCCAGCATGCCCAGGGCGACCAGGTAGAACGAGATGTAGTTGATCGGCTGGGTGTAGCTCCAGATCGGCAGGACCGCGCCCAGGTAACTAAAGAGCAGCGTGAACAGGACCCAGACCAGCTTGGAAGCCGGAATGGCGAGCACGCTGCCGAGCCAGATGGAGAACAGGGCCAGGACCACCATGATCACCGTGGTGACCATGATGTCGACCTTCTTCTTGTAGATCATCCACCCGGCCAGGATTCCCACGGCCATCAGGCCGATGATGGCCAGGGGGACGCTTGGTAGCTTCGCCATCATCGCCGCGGTCATGTCGCTGAAGGCGGCGACGATGAGGATCAGGTAGAAATAGATGAAGGACAACAAGGTCAAACGCCCGCGCGGCGAGATCAGGCGGTAGGCCAGGGCCCCGAAGCTCTGACCGTCGTTACGCAGGCCGACGATGGCGCTGACGTAATCCTGAACCCAACCAATCAGAAGAGTCCCGAAGACGATCCAGAGTAGACCGGGCAGCCACCCCCACTGCATGGCCGCTATCGGTCCGGTCACCGGGCCCAGGGCGGCGATGGACTTGAACTGGTAGCCGAAAAGGACGTGCCGCCCGGTGGGCATGAAGTCGACGCCGTCCATGTACATCTTGGCCGGGGTCGCTTTTTTGGGATCAACTTTGACGATTTTTTCATCGACATAGCGGGCGTAGATGTAGTAGCCGACGAGTGCCGCGACGACCGCCAGACCAAGAGCGAGAACTGAGTTCACGGTCCTCCCTCCTTTGGCTTGGGAAGAGTTGTCGCCTCGAACCAGCTCGCTACGGAAAGGGATCGGTTGGCCGGCGAGGCATCACCTCCGATTCGGAATCTTGTGACCAGTCATTCTATATTGGGGCCGGATGTTCCTTCAGAACTTGCCAAGATTCCCCAGCGCCAAAAGGGAAGGGACCCCCGAGGGTTGGCCCCTGGGAGTCCCTGACTTTGCCTAATCCAGTAAGCTGCGGGAATGGGCGGCCGACCGCCGTCAGTCCTTGAACTTCGCCCGGAACTCGCTCGCCAGGAGGCCCATCAGGTACGAGTTGGTGTACCTGCCGCCCCGGAAGTGCTTCGCGCGGAGCAGCCCCTCTTGGACGAAGCCGCACTTCTCATAGGCCCGCTTGGCCCGCTGGTTATCCTCGTGGACAAAGAGCTGGACCCGGTGGAAGTTCATCTCGTCGAAGACGAAGCGGAGCAGGGAAACGATGGCGTCGGGGCCGTAGCCCCGGCCCCAGTGGCTCTTCTCGAAGATGCTTACGCCCAGCTCGGCCGAGAGGTCATGGTGGTTGATCCCGTGCAGGCCGATGGTCCCGATGGGGGTGCCCTCAGCGGTGTTGATGACGAAGACCCGGTCCGCCTCGCTCCTCGAGACCCGTTCGATCCAAGCCTCCTCGAAGGCTTCCGAGTAGGGGAGATGAGCGGTGATATAGGGCATGACTTCCTCATCGTTAATCCACTTGAGGATCAGGTCCCGATCCTTCCTTTCGACCGGACGCAAATAGGTCAGGCGGCCTCGGATCATCCTCGCTCCCCTTCCCTTCCGTCGTTTCTTCGGAATTCGTCTTCCAGCAGTCCCATCAGGTAGGAGTGGCGGTAGCGGCCGCCGGCGAAGTCGTCGTCCCGGACCAGTCCTTCGACGACGAAGCCCAACCGGCGATAGAGGCGCTGGGCCCGCTGGTTGTCCTCGTTCACATTCAGCTCGACGCGGTGCAGGTGGAGCCGGTCAAAGGCCGAACTGAGCAGGACCCGCAGGGCATCGGCGCCGTACCCCTTCCCCCGCTGGGCCGCGTCGTAAAGGCTAAAACCTAATTCGGCCGAGCGATTGCGCGGGTCGATCCGGCGCAGGTCGGCTCGGCCGATGGCTTGACCGGTCCGGGTGATGTGGACAATGAAGGACCGTTCGGTCTCGCTGCCAAGGAGGCGGTCGAGCCCCTCCCGGGCCTCCGCCAGGCTCATCGGCCAGCGGGGCTTGAGGTAGGGCATGGTCGCCTCGTCATTGGCCCATTCCCAGAGCAGCGGCAGGTCGGAGCGGTCCACCGGACGGAGGTAGGTGACCCTTCCCCTGATCATGGGGCTTGGGTTCGCCGGCGACCGCCCCGCCTCCTGTCACCGGGTCACAATTGTGAGATGGGATGGGGCCTGGCGATGTGGAAGCCCTGGGCGTAGTCGACCCCATACTCCCGCAACAGCCTGACCGTCTCGGCATCGCCTACGAATTCGGCGATGGTCGTTTTGCCGAGACCCCGAGCCAGCTCGGCGATGGCCGAGACGAGGTGACGGTCGACCGGGCTGTTGGGAAGGTCGGCGATGAAACCCCCGTCGATCTTCAGGCAGTCCACCGGCAGGTGCTTGAGGTGCGAGAAGGAGGAGTAGCCGATGCCGAAGTCATCGAGGGCGAAGTGGCAGCCGAACCGGCTCAGGGTCTCGATGAACCGCCGGGCCTCGTGGATGTTGGCGATGGCCGCCGTCTCCGTGATCTCCAGGACCAACCGCCCGGGGTCGACCCGGCCTCTGGTCAGTTCGGTCTGGACCAGGTCGAGCAGGGTCGGGTCGTCGAAAGCCTGACTCGACAGGTTGACCTCCAGGCAAAAGCCCGGGTTCTTGCGGCTCTGTTCGGCCAGCAGTCGGATCCCCTTCTGGACCACCCAGCGGTCGATCTCGCGGATGAGGCCGAGACGCTCGGCGACACCCAGGAAGGAGTCGGGCAGGATCAGTTGCCCGGAGGGGTCATCCATCCGCAGGAGCAGTTCGTACCGGGAAATCTCGTTCTTCCGCAGATCCAGGATGGGCTGGACGTAGAGGACGAACTCGTCGCCCTCGAGGGCCTTCCGGATGCGGTGTTCCCAGGTCCGCCGGGACGAGATCAGGGCCTCCCGGTCGCTGGCCGGCTCGTACAGCGAGAAACGGCTCGGCCCGGTCCGTTTGGCGTGGTAAAGGGCGATGTCGGCGCGGGCCAGAAGGTCGTCGACGGCCTGGCCGTCGGACGGGAAAAGGGCGATGCCGATGCTGGCGGTGACCCGGCTGGGCTGGCCGCCGATGGTCACGGCGTGCTTGCTGACCACCTGCAGGGTCTGGTGGGCGAGCTCCTTGGCTTGCTCGGCGTCGGCATGAGGGACGAGGATGCCGAACTCGTCGCCGCCGAGCCGGGCGACGACATCGGTCGAACGCAGCCGCTCGCGCAGGCTTCCGGCGACGGCCGTGAGGACCTCGTCCCCGGCGCGGTGGCCGAGGCTGTCGTTGATGTCCTTGAACTGGTCCATGTCCAACAACATGACCGCGCCGGCGGACCGGTATCGCTTGGCCATCGCCAGCTCGCGCTCGAGCTCCTCGCGGAAGCGGCGCCGGTTGTGGAGCCCGGTCAGGGGGTCGTGATTGGCGAAGTAGACCAGTTGGGCCTCGAAGCGTTTGCGTTCGGTGAAGTCCTGGGCCTCGGCGATGTAGTAGAGCGGGTCTCCCCGCCCGTCGCGGACCAGGGATAGGGTAACGTGGGCCCAGATCGGCCGCCCGCCTTGCCCGAGGCACCTGCATTCGAACTGGACGCAGTCTGAGCGGCCCTCGCGCAGATCCTGGAGGAGCGGCCCGGGGGTGCGGAGGTCCTCGGGATGGAGGACATCGCGAACGGCGCGCCCCAGCAACTCCGCCTCGGTGAAGCCCAGCATCCGGCAGAGGGCGGCGTTTACCTGCAAGAGCCGGTCATCGGCCGGGTGGATCAGGGCCTTGCCGACGGCCGTGTGCTCGAAGACGCTCCGGAAGCGGGTCTCGCTGTTGCGCAGGGCTTCCTCGGACTTCTTGCGGTCGGTGATGTCCCGGGCGATGGCCATGACAAAGAAGTCGGCGTCCATCCCACCCAACCTGGAGAGGGACAGCTCAACCGGAAAGACCTGGCCGTTCTTTCTCACCACGGTAATCTCGAACTGCTGGCAAAGGAGATGACCGGGCTCGAAGGTGGCCTGCGGCCGGAGGTCGATGGCCTCCATCACCAGGTCGAACTGGTCTTTGGGCACGAAGAGCCCGGGTGGCCGGCCGAGGGCTTCCTCGGCGGTCCACCCGAGCATCTCCTCGGCGCTGTGGTTGTAAAGGACGATCTTGAGGGTGCGGTCGACGGCGACCATCGCGTCGGGAGCGATCGCCAGGAATCCGGCCAGCCTCTCCTGAAGGGCGGTCAGGGCGGTCTCAGCCTTTCGCCGCTCGACCGCGCTGGCGACGATGTTTGCCGCGGCCTGCAGGAAGTTAACGTCGTGGGTGGTGAAGCGGCGGCGGCGCTTGGCGTGGGCGCCGAGGACCCCGAAAGGACGCCCCGGCCGGTCGATGACGACGCTGATGCCGCTGGTCACGCCGTGCTCCGAGAGGAGGGCCGGCCCCTGAAAGCGGGTCTCGGTCCGGAGGTCCTCGACGATCACCGGTCCCTTGGTCCAGAGGGTATAGCCGGCCTGAGAGTCCCGTCCGGCCTCGACCGTCACCTGTCCGACGCGACCTTCCTTCCACCCGACCCCGGCCCTCAAGAGCAGGCCTTGATCCCCCGGCAGCAACTCAAGCACTTTGCAGTACTCGAGGTCCAGGGTCTCGGCCACGGCGGCGGCCGTCCGGTCCATCAGGGTGGCCAGGTCCGCGCCGTCCAGGGCCAGGCGGCTGAGTTCGGCGATGGCCGCCTGTTGACGGAGGCGGGCCTCCAGCTCCAGAACGATCGATCGGTCAGGTCTGACACGTGCGTTCAATGGCTCAGGGCTCCTCCGGGTTTGTCTTGGGCACTCGCGGCGGCCTGGCCGCCGTTTTGTCGCGGCGGCCCTGCCGCTGGCCTCGTTGCTGACCCTCGCTGGGCTTTCATGTAGATATATCGGCGATTGGCCGTCATCGCTTCACCCGGGAGCCCAAGAAGCCCGGCCTCCTTGAGGTCCGGGCTGGGGGCGGGGAGCCTTGAAGCGCCGGGGAGGCCGGGTATCCGCCTACCTAATGGCCAGCTCAGAGCCAGGGTCGAAGAGGTGGCAGCGGTCGAGGCGGAGGGCCGCCGGCAGCGACTGGCCATAGCTCGGAGTCCCGTCCGGCGGGACGCGGGCCGTCAGCGCCTGGTCCCCCGTGGCGAGGTGGACGATGACCTCGGCCCCGAGGGGCTCGATGAAGCTGACCCGGCCCTCGATCACCCCGATTCCCGGCCTGGCCAACTGGCCGGGGGAGATCGAGACGTCCTCCGGCCGGAGGCCCAGGACCACCTGACCGCCGTCATAGGCCCGCAGGCCCGCGCGGCGCCCGGCCGGGATCGGCAGGGTGGCGTCGCCGGTGACCAACTGGTCGCCCGCCACCCGGCAATTCAGGAAGTTCATCGGCGGCGTCCCGATGAACCCGGCGACGAACATATTCGCCGGGTGCTCGTAAATCTCGCGTGGCGGGGCGACCTGATGGATCCGGCCGTCCTTCATCACGGCGATGCGGTCGCCCATGGTCATCGCCTCGGTCTGGTCGTGGGTGACGTAGATGACCGTCGTCTCCAGGCGGTGGTGGAGCTGGATGATCTCGGCCCGCATCTGGACCCGCAGCTTGGCGTCGAGGTTGGAGAGCGGCTCGTCCATGAGAAAGACCACCGGTTCGCGAACGATGGCCCGGCCCAGCGCCGCCCGCTGTTTCTGGCCCCCTGACAACTCCCTCGGCCGCCGCGCGAGGAGCCCCCCGAGCCCAAGGGTCTGAGCCGCCTCCCTGACCCGCCGGTCGATCTCGGCCTTCGGCACCCGCCGGAGCTTCAACCCGAAGGCCATGTTCTCATAGACGTTCATGTGCGGGTAGAGGGCGTAGTTCTGAAAGACCATGGCGATGTCGCGGTCCTTCGGAGCCACGTCGTTGACCCGCCGGTCGCCGATGTAGACGCCGCCATCGGTGACCTCCTCCAGCCCGGCCACCATTCTCAGGGTCGTCGACTTGCCGCATCCGGACGGCCCGACCAGGACCATGAACTCATGGTCCCGGATCTCCAGGCTGACGGCGTCAACCGCGGTCGTCTCGCCGAACTTCTTGGTGACAGACTCCAGAACGACCCTGGCCATGGCGACCTCCTACCCCTTAACCGCCCCGGCGGTCAGGCCTTGGACGATGTACTTCTGGAGGATCAGGGCGATGATCACGGGCGGCAGGGCCGCCATGACCCCACCGGTGGCGATCATCCCATAGTCGATCATGTGCTGGCCGGAGAACTCGGCGATGGCCACCGAGATGGTCTTAGCCCTCAGGCTCGAGGTCAGGATGAGGGCGTAGAAGAACTCATCCCAGGCCAGGAGGATGGCGAAGATGATCGTCGTCACCAGGCCGGGGGTGGCCAGCGGCAGGCCGACTCGCCAGAAGGTCTCAAAGCGGCTGCATCCGTCGATCCGCGCCGCCTCTTCGATCTCCACCGGAACGGCCGTGAAGTAGCCGCGCATGATCCAGACGACGAACGGGGTGACAAAGGAGCTGTAAACCAGGATCAGGCCGACCACGCTGTCCCGTTGTCCAAGCAGGCTGAGGATGACGTAGAGGGCGACGATGAGGGCGATCGGCG includes:
- a CDS encoding CoA-transferase; its protein translation is MTPPAASPRATDFSPREMMVVAGARALPDNKVVFVGTGLPTAAVMLAQLSNAPGTVPVFEAGAVGPTLVRGLPLSVGDSRTASRANFLGGLNASFELTQRGFADYGFIGGAEIDPYGNLNSTMMGRFPEDYQKPKTRLPGSGGAGDMACSCQRTIIIMVHEQRRFNEKLNYISPGYLDGSPGAR
- a CDS encoding GNAT family protein — protein: MIRGRVTYLRPVDRSDLPLLWEWANDEATMPYLKPRWPMSLAEAREGLDRLLGSETERSFIVHITRTGQAIGRADLRRIDPRNRSAELGFSLYDAAQRGKGYGADALRVLLSSAFDRLHLHRVELNVNEDNQRAQRLYRRLGFVVEGLVRDDDFAGGRYRHSYLMGLLEDEFRRNDGREGERG
- a CDS encoding ArsA family ATPase, whose product is MSAVVAEQIKPMESFLKVKPRLKYIFFGGKGGVGKTVMAGAAALWFASQGRRTLLASTNPVHSLSSLLAQNVFGTETPVEGVPNLWAYEIDTAETIDKSKKDIAEKIKLFLKYADIPTQADAFVETATMNPAFEESAMFENMINLMLADKYDVYVFDTAPTANARRLLGMSKVYTLWVGKMLESRKEAQAIRLSLSFRKKQEKDPLLDSLLSFQGRIGDASTLLTDAEKTAFFFVTLPEALPIAVIRRFIGWFRDFGIPVGGVVVNGVIRVGERSGGAGGGELSQFVLNRVEMQRGYLDQIYDTFNDVRAVIPLYETEVRGPEMLRRVAGDLFASPQ
- a CDS encoding EAL domain-containing protein — translated: MNARVRPDRSIVLELEARLRQQAAIAELSRLALDGADLATLMDRTAAAVAETLDLEYCKVLELLPGDQGLLLRAGVGWKEGRVGQVTVEAGRDSQAGYTLWTKGPVIVEDLRTETRFQGPALLSEHGVTSGISVVIDRPGRPFGVLGAHAKRRRRFTTHDVNFLQAAANIVASAVERRKAETALTALQERLAGFLAIAPDAMVAVDRTLKIVLYNHSAEEMLGWTAEEALGRPPGLFVPKDQFDLVMEAIDLRPQATFEPGHLLCQQFEITVVRKNGQVFPVELSLSRLGGMDADFFVMAIARDITDRKKSEEALRNSETRFRSVFEHTAVGKALIHPADDRLLQVNAALCRMLGFTEAELLGRAVRDVLHPEDLRTPGPLLQDLREGRSDCVQFECRCLGQGGRPIWAHVTLSLVRDGRGDPLYYIAEAQDFTERKRFEAQLVYFANHDPLTGLHNRRRFREELERELAMAKRYRSAGAVMLLDMDQFKDINDSLGHRAGDEVLTAVAGSLRERLRSTDVVARLGGDEFGILVPHADAEQAKELAHQTLQVVSKHAVTIGGQPSRVTASIGIALFPSDGQAVDDLLARADIALYHAKRTGPSRFSLYEPASDREALISSRRTWEHRIRKALEGDEFVLYVQPILDLRKNEISRYELLLRMDDPSGQLILPDSFLGVAERLGLIREIDRWVVQKGIRLLAEQSRKNPGFCLEVNLSSQAFDDPTLLDLVQTELTRGRVDPGRLVLEITETAAIANIHEARRFIETLSRFGCHFALDDFGIGYSSFSHLKHLPVDCLKIDGGFIADLPNSPVDRHLVSAIAELARGLGKTTIAEFVGDAETVRLLREYGVDYAQGFHIARPHPISQL
- a CDS encoding ABC transporter ATP-binding protein — translated: MARVVLESVTKKFGETTAVDAVSLEIRDHEFMVLVGPSGCGKSTTLRMVAGLEEVTDGGVYIGDRRVNDVAPKDRDIAMVFQNYALYPHMNVYENMAFGLKLRRVPKAEIDRRVREAAQTLGLGGLLARRPRELSGGQKQRAALGRAIVREPVVFLMDEPLSNLDAKLRVQMRAEIIQLHHRLETTVIYVTHDQTEAMTMGDRIAVMKDGRIHQVAPPREIYEHPANMFVAGFIGTPPMNFLNCRVAGDQLVTGDATLPIPAGRRAGLRAYDGGQVVLGLRPEDVSISPGQLARPGIGVIEGRVSFIEPLGAEVIVHLATGDQALTARVPPDGTPSYGQSLPAALRLDRCHLFDPGSELAIR
- a CDS encoding TRC40/GET3/ArsA family transport-energizing ATPase, giving the protein MKATSLVNFFRDYPDVRYIMYGGKGGLGKTTFSAATAYYLAQKGYKVLVFSVDPQASLSDIFERNIFGQGEVKIMDNLYACEIDADKRIKAYQEEVKKKILDMYGLDRIPDEIENYIQAAAAEPAMEESAIFDEVVNIVVKGGYDYYIYDLVPLGHALYYLSMASVYDTWIDKITKLREQMREYDQVVAAVRRQKTTDEDKILGELLYIKDRINKSSGVLTDAEKTAFFFVVVPEEMIILDTLKAAELFSKFSVPIRGYIVNRVVPPELLQENIPDYLRNRIAMQKGYLTKIDSQFSGKVLGRVPEFESDIRGLRMIERMAERMFAGEAMAAKAASGDGAGAGGESE
- a CDS encoding GNAT family protein → MIRGRLTYLRPVERKDRDLILKWINDEEVMPYITAHLPYSEAFEEAWIERVSRSEADRVFVINTAEGTPIGTIGLHGINHHDLSAELGVSIFEKSHWGRGYGPDAIVSLLRFVFDEMNFHRVQLFVHEDNQRAKRAYEKCGFVQEGLLRAKHFRGGRYTNSYLMGLLASEFRAKFKD
- a CDS encoding CoA-transferase, coding for MITVFPPDVEGRAGQSAGPARAKWRKVNCRGLEPDEARSYLAEKDKSKRDKRMSLSEAVERFVHDGDDIGLGGFVNGRQPIALIHEIARQGRRDLTLSFQSGGLAVEYLPGAMALEPTRTGIKRMEFGNWAHEAFGLSPLFRHVAERG
- a CDS encoding carbon starvation CstA family protein, which translates into the protein MNSVLALGLAVVAALVGYYIYARYVDEKIVKVDPKKATPAKMYMDGVDFMPTGRHVLFGYQFKSIAALGPVTGPIAAMQWGWLPGLLWIVFGTLLIGWVQDYVSAIVGLRNDGQSFGALAYRLISPRGRLTLLSFIYFYLILIVAAFSDMTAAMMAKLPSVPLAIIGLMAVGILAGWMIYKKKVDIMVTTVIMVVLALFSIWLGSVLAIPASKLVWVLFTLLFSYLGAVLPIWSYTQPINYISFYLVALGMLGAVLGILVGHPSFTTPSFTTYTIGVGPMWPILFVTIACGAISGWHSLVSSSGTARQLESEADAKYVAGGSMYLEMILATIALIIAGAAFANFDAYKTALKAGPATVFSVGMAKFFGFIGIPEAFGTAFAGAMFCILAITVMQLVVRFARIATAELVGDAVPAFRNQHVGAVVTLAIVFGLVYTNTWSYIWTLFGGSNQLMASLALLMATIWLASQKKSHAFTLWPALFMFITTIFALGLTARNLILNVGKLQAGTLKPATGQSIGLAMGGNIVAAAIGIFLMVAALILIYDGLKMYFKIRGETRAPKAPVAQATPGDD
- a CDS encoding CoA-transferase — translated: MSARFKAASMGLRFLPTRSPIGSDMLRANRAAMVDCPFTGRPIVLVPACYPNVALIHVQESDPYGNCRIHGQLYTCPEIALTAAHTIVTCERVSEHEEMTRYPNRISIPFFAVDAVVEVPFGAYPGNCYGYYYFDETHIPQFLAAASKYRQADPGPLREYYETYVFGVTDTAAFIDLIPQRQSQHVQRAEAGLRGESGYLAEGARP
- a CDS encoding carbohydrate ABC transporter permease, whose protein sequence is MSGPTQARLRKAGRRLGLHLAALLAGAFILAPFAWLVISSIAGPSDLLERPLRWWPAHAGLGRYLTVLTTTDVNSAAYTFRRALINSSAVAFGTTVLSLVTGVPAGYVLARSRFRGRQALTIFFLSTYLLPPIALIVALYVILSLLGQRDSVVGLILVYSSFVTPFVVWIMRGYFTAVPVEIEEAARIDGCSRFETFWRVGLPLATPGLVTTIIFAILLAWDEFFYALILTSSLRAKTISVAIAEFSGQHMIDYGMIATGGVMAALPPVIIALILQKYIVQGLTAGAVKG